A part of Spiribacter vilamensis genomic DNA contains:
- the ubiG gene encoding bifunctional 2-polyprenyl-6-hydroxyphenol methylase/3-demethylubiquinol 3-O-methyltransferase UbiG, with the protein MRNNLDIYDAVADRWWSDDIRWVRTLKNLVPGRLSWMDRQFDWADQTVLDLGCAGGFMAEALADRGARVTGIDPATEAIEAARAHARENNRSIDYDVGVGESLPYSDGRYDAVVCVDVLEHVQDLGQVLAEVYRVLKPGGRFLFDTINRNALARLATITVAEDILRLLPRGTHDPALFIRPDELRTALDNAGLVAGPFTGLGPRGINRRGDLTFGRLPLTAILYMGTADKPGD; encoded by the coding sequence ATGCGGAATAATCTGGACATTTACGACGCGGTTGCCGATCGGTGGTGGTCGGACGACATCCGCTGGGTTCGAACGCTTAAAAACCTGGTCCCCGGGCGGCTCTCGTGGATGGATCGACAGTTCGACTGGGCCGATCAAACGGTGCTCGACCTCGGCTGTGCCGGTGGCTTCATGGCCGAAGCACTGGCCGACCGTGGCGCCCGTGTCACCGGCATCGATCCGGCCACCGAGGCGATCGAGGCGGCCCGGGCGCATGCCCGCGAAAACAACCGTTCGATCGATTACGATGTGGGCGTCGGCGAGTCACTGCCCTACTCTGACGGCCGTTACGACGCCGTGGTCTGCGTCGATGTGCTCGAGCATGTGCAGGATCTCGGGCAGGTGCTCGCGGAGGTATATCGGGTGTTGAAGCCGGGCGGCCGTTTCCTGTTCGACACCATCAATCGCAACGCCCTGGCACGGCTCGCGACCATCACGGTTGCCGAGGACATCCTGCGTCTGCTGCCGCGGGGGACACACGATCCGGCGCTTTTCATCCGGCCCGACGAGCTGCGGACGGCACTCGATAACGCCGGCCTGGTTGCAGGGCCCTTTACCGGCCTGGGTCCCCGCGGGATCAACCGCCGCGGGGACCTGACCTTTGGTCGCCTGCCGCTGACCGCCATCCTCTACATGGGCACGGCGGACAAGCCGGGCGACTAG
- a CDS encoding ABC transporter substrate-binding protein → MTHRNLGKGLLALTLAGAAAPAAAQFEGETLYLFNWSQYMDPAIIEQFEDRHDVDVVRNYFNSNGELFTKLQAGGDSQYDVIVPSNYYVPRLINSGLVQPLDHEQLPNLDNLMDTFLDPSFDPGNEYSVAYQWGTTGLVYDQSALGDAPTSWSVLFDPAVNPDAPFAVPEDAQVSLGAACAYLGHGYDCTGRDELESAARQVLDAKQRDNFAGFIQGTPILQQLVRGSVDAGMTFNGDYIFFKTEDPEGFEDIEYVIPEEGAELWVDNMMIPANAPNPELAHAFINYILEAEIGAQLSNWNYYSSPNAASLPMLDAVLQEPPVTPTDEEMDRLTFTPSLEGDDLQFLQQIWREVEAR, encoded by the coding sequence ATGACCCATCGCAACCTCGGAAAGGGCCTGCTTGCCCTCACCCTGGCCGGTGCGGCGGCTCCGGCCGCCGCGCAGTTCGAGGGCGAGACCCTCTATCTTTTCAACTGGTCGCAGTACATGGATCCGGCCATTATCGAGCAGTTCGAGGACCGCCATGACGTGGACGTGGTCCGCAACTACTTCAACTCCAACGGTGAGCTGTTCACCAAGCTGCAGGCCGGCGGCGACAGCCAGTACGACGTTATTGTCCCCTCCAACTACTACGTCCCGCGGCTGATCAACAGCGGGCTGGTCCAGCCCCTGGACCACGAACAGCTGCCCAACCTCGACAACCTGATGGACACCTTCCTCGACCCGTCCTTCGATCCGGGTAACGAGTACTCCGTCGCCTACCAGTGGGGGACCACCGGTCTGGTCTACGACCAGTCGGCGCTCGGCGATGCCCCCACCAGCTGGTCGGTGCTGTTCGACCCGGCGGTCAATCCGGATGCGCCGTTCGCGGTGCCGGAGGATGCCCAGGTCAGCCTCGGTGCGGCCTGCGCCTATCTCGGTCACGGCTATGACTGCACCGGTCGTGACGAGCTGGAGTCCGCCGCCCGCCAGGTCCTCGATGCGAAACAGCGCGACAACTTCGCCGGCTTCATCCAGGGCACGCCGATCCTGCAGCAGCTGGTGCGCGGGTCCGTGGATGCCGGGATGACCTTCAACGGTGACTACATCTTCTTCAAGACCGAGGACCCCGAGGGCTTCGAGGACATCGAGTACGTCATCCCCGAGGAGGGCGCCGAGCTGTGGGTGGACAACATGATGATCCCGGCCAACGCCCCCAACCCCGAGCTGGCGCATGCGTTCATCAACTACATCCTCGAGGCGGAGATCGGTGCGCAGCTCTCCAACTGGAACTACTACTCGAGCCCCAATGCCGCCTCTCTGCCCATGCTGGATGCGGTGCTCCAGGAGCCGCCGGTCACGCCCACCGATGAGGAAATGGACCGGCTGACCTTCACGCCCAGCCTCGAGGGCGACGACCTGCAGTTCCTCCAGCAGATCTGGCGCGAGGTGGAGGCGCGCTAG
- a CDS encoding ABC transporter permease: MRRGALNNGLRVFWYLLLVFLYAPLAVVVFFSFNAINSSARFAGFSLTWYEQLFSNDEIVDALLNTVVLALTSSLIAIVIGGMLGYGFYRYRLRRLSWLIWLIYLPMVMPDIIFGIAEMIFFIAIDRTLGILAPGLGTMVIAHVTFQVPFVALLVNARLLALDPQLFEAAQDLYASPWQRARFFLLPVLGPAIGSSFLLALTLSIDDFVISFFTAGPESTTLPIYIWSAIKKGVTPEVNAIATLMIGSVFIFALISLFARKGSTQP, translated from the coding sequence GTGAGGCGAGGTGCACTGAACAACGGGCTCCGCGTGTTCTGGTACCTGTTGCTGGTTTTCCTCTACGCGCCACTGGCTGTGGTGGTGTTCTTCTCGTTCAACGCCATCAACTCCTCGGCGCGCTTCGCCGGCTTCTCGCTGACCTGGTACGAACAGCTGTTCAGCAACGACGAGATCGTCGATGCCCTGCTCAACACCGTCGTGCTTGCGCTCACCTCGTCGCTGATCGCCATCGTCATCGGCGGGATGCTGGGTTACGGTTTCTACCGGTACCGCCTGCGGCGGCTCAGCTGGTTGATCTGGCTGATTTATCTGCCCATGGTCATGCCGGATATCATCTTCGGGATTGCCGAGATGATCTTCTTTATCGCCATCGATCGCACCCTGGGCATCCTGGCGCCGGGGCTGGGGACCATGGTGATCGCGCATGTCACCTTCCAGGTGCCGTTCGTCGCACTGCTGGTGAATGCGCGATTGCTCGCCCTCGACCCGCAGCTGTTCGAGGCGGCGCAGGATCTCTACGCCTCGCCGTGGCAGCGGGCGCGGTTTTTCCTGCTGCCCGTGCTCGGGCCGGCGATCGGCTCGAGCTTCCTGCTGGCGCTGACGCTGTCCATCGATGATTTCGTGATCAGCTTTTTCACCGCCGGTCCCGAGAGTACGACACTGCCGATCTATATCTGGAGCGCCATCAAAAAGGGCGTCACCCCCGAGGTGAACGCCATCGCGACGCTCATGATCGGCAGCGTGTTCATCTTCGCACTTATCAGTCTTTTCGCTCGCAAAGGGAGTACGCAACCATGA
- a CDS encoding ABC transporter permease: protein MSSLRRDTRYLLATTAPGVFFIVVFLVLPSAYLVGMAFLSNGPYGLPTPPVSLQAFRELAGFGFLGWSPGNLYTLIRSVWQSLLATAIVILIAYPAAYIISRQPARWRPLMLLAIVVPSWTNQVIRSVGWMNILAPGTPVSDVAVWVGLTEPQMGLFPSQFAVIVGLVYNFLPFMVLPLYAAFERLDTEQVEAARDLFASPVGVFRHAVFPQTLPGLMAGTVLVAIPAFGMYVVTELLGGGKASMIGNLVARQFVQASNWPLGAAGAIIMIIVTLLGLKVLRDLGRRLGGDREVLL from the coding sequence TTGTCCAGCCTGCGTCGCGACACTCGCTATCTGCTCGCCACCACCGCCCCCGGGGTGTTTTTCATCGTCGTCTTCCTGGTCCTCCCCAGTGCCTACCTGGTCGGGATGGCATTCCTCAGTAACGGTCCCTACGGCCTGCCAACACCGCCCGTCAGCCTCCAGGCGTTTCGCGAGCTCGCCGGGTTCGGCTTTCTGGGCTGGAGCCCCGGTAATCTCTACACCCTGATCCGCTCGGTCTGGCAGAGCCTGCTGGCGACCGCGATCGTCATCCTGATCGCCTATCCGGCGGCGTATATCATCAGCCGGCAACCGGCGCGCTGGCGTCCGCTGATGCTGCTCGCCATCGTCGTGCCGTCGTGGACCAACCAGGTCATCCGCTCGGTGGGGTGGATGAATATCCTCGCGCCCGGCACGCCGGTCTCGGACGTCGCGGTCTGGGTTGGCCTCACCGAGCCGCAGATGGGGCTGTTCCCGTCCCAGTTCGCGGTCATCGTGGGCCTGGTCTACAACTTCCTGCCGTTCATGGTGCTGCCGCTGTACGCCGCGTTCGAGCGCCTCGACACCGAACAGGTGGAGGCCGCTCGCGATCTGTTCGCCTCGCCGGTGGGGGTGTTCCGGCATGCCGTTTTCCCGCAGACGCTGCCCGGGCTCATGGCCGGGACCGTGCTGGTGGCGATCCCGGCATTCGGCATGTACGTGGTCACCGAGCTGCTGGGGGGTGGCAAGGCGAGCATGATCGGCAACCTGGTGGCGCGACAGTTCGTTCAGGCGAGCAACTGGCCGCTGGGGGCGGCCGGGGCGATCATCATGATCATCGTCACGCTCCTCGGGCTCAAAGTGCTGCGCGATCTGGGCCGGCGGCTGGGTGGTGACCGCGAGGTGCTGCTGTGA
- a CDS encoding ABC transporter ATP-binding protein, which yields MADHVDGSPRTESAIRVDAATKSFERDVRAIDAVDLDVGAGEFFTLLGPSGCGKTTLLRLLAGLEQPDSGRITIGGQVMDGVPPHRRSVNTVFQSYALFPHRNVRRNIGFGLEMQGVDPADITRRIHRIAELIGIDALLDREVAQLSGGQRQRVALARALINEPDVLLLDEPLSALDADLRGRLQLELKRLQRQLGMTFVFVTHDQEEAMVMSDRMAVLNAGRIAQVGTPDAIYEAPAGLFVARFMGHENFVPIHGRDAAGVDTALGRLEGTFGDGDHLLLRPETIRLDDEAETAANRFEATVEERLYRGETTEYRLACRGLRLLVTCVNRGQPAHGVGDSIRIGVSPRGTATVSD from the coding sequence ATGGCCGATCATGTCGACGGTTCACCGCGAACCGAGTCCGCGATCCGCGTTGATGCCGCGACGAAGTCATTCGAGCGCGATGTCAGGGCTATTGATGCCGTGGATCTCGACGTCGGAGCCGGAGAGTTCTTTACCCTGCTCGGACCCTCCGGGTGCGGGAAGACCACGCTGCTGCGCCTGCTCGCCGGGCTCGAGCAACCCGACAGCGGCCGGATCACCATCGGCGGCCAGGTCATGGACGGAGTGCCGCCGCATCGCCGCAGCGTCAATACCGTCTTCCAGTCGTACGCGCTCTTCCCGCACCGCAATGTGCGCCGCAATATCGGCTTTGGCCTCGAGATGCAGGGTGTCGATCCGGCCGATATCACCCGTCGTATTCACCGCATCGCCGAGCTGATCGGCATCGACGCGCTGCTCGATCGCGAAGTGGCCCAGCTCTCCGGCGGACAGCGCCAGCGGGTGGCCCTGGCGCGGGCGTTGATCAACGAGCCCGATGTCCTCCTGCTCGACGAGCCCCTGTCGGCACTGGACGCCGATCTGCGCGGACGACTGCAGCTCGAGCTCAAACGCCTCCAGCGGCAACTGGGGATGACCTTCGTGTTCGTTACCCATGACCAGGAGGAGGCGATGGTGATGAGCGATCGGATGGCGGTGCTCAACGCCGGGCGCATCGCCCAGGTCGGCACGCCGGATGCCATCTACGAGGCCCCGGCAGGGCTCTTTGTGGCCCGCTTCATGGGCCACGAGAATTTCGTTCCCATTCACGGGCGCGACGCGGCGGGGGTGGATACCGCGCTGGGTCGGCTGGAGGGGACGTTCGGCGACGGCGATCACCTGCTCCTGCGCCCCGAGACGATTCGGCTCGATGACGAGGCCGAGACGGCCGCGAACCGGTTCGAGGCAACGGTGGAGGAGCGCCTCTACCGCGGCGAGACCACCGAGTATCGCCTCGCCTGCAGGGGGCTGCGGCTGCTCGTCACCTGCGTCAATCGCGGCCAGCCGGCGCACGGGGTGGGTGACAGCATCCGCATCGGGGTGTCGCCGCGCGGCACGGCCACCGTTTCGGACTGA
- a CDS encoding ArsR/SmtB family transcription factor produces the protein MADTDSGQPESMESIAHYFRLLGDAQRLGILHCLQSGERTVGQIAAMTGASPSNVSKHLATLRSSGLVGRRQAGNRAYFEITAPFIFELCDIVCSGAHERLAREQASLPTR, from the coding sequence ATGGCGGACACCGACTCCGGGCAACCCGAATCGATGGAATCGATCGCCCATTACTTTCGTCTCCTCGGCGATGCGCAGCGTCTGGGCATCCTCCACTGCCTGCAGTCCGGCGAGCGGACGGTGGGGCAGATCGCGGCGATGACGGGGGCGAGTCCATCCAACGTTTCCAAGCACCTCGCAACGCTGCGCTCGAGTGGCCTGGTAGGGCGCCGACAGGCGGGTAACCGGGCCTATTTCGAGATCACCGCGCCGTTCATTTTCGAGCTCTGCGACATCGTCTGTAGCGGTGCCCACGAGCGCCTCGCCCGGGAGCAGGCGAGTCTGCCAACGCGCTGA